In Acropora palmata chromosome 7, jaAcrPala1.3, whole genome shotgun sequence, one genomic interval encodes:
- the LOC141886878 gene encoding uncharacterized protein LOC141886878 isoform X2 → MLEATSFEKINAVKKWTGMENKQCNGICPFNSSDLLQFALQQFHRQFIRQIFVDHHAPRCVVQAFMQICLTRSLSQLPPVINNLQYYTHSPSLVFIG, encoded by the exons ATGCTTGAAGCGACTTCTTTTGAGAAGATCAACGCAGTCAAGAAGTGGACTGGGATGGAAAACAAGCAATGCAACGGAATTTGTCCCTTCAATTCTAGCGACCTTTTACAG TTTGCTCTCCAGCAGTTTCATCGACAGTTCATCCGTCAAATTTTCGTAGATCATCATGCACCGAGATGTGTTGTCCAGGCTTTCATGCAAATCTGTCTAACAAG GTCATTGTCTCAGCTTCCACCCGTTATAAACAATCTCCAATATTATACTCACTCACCAAGCCTTGTGTTTATCGGCTAA
- the LOC141886878 gene encoding uncharacterized protein LOC141886878 isoform X1, with amino-acid sequence MLEATSFEKINAVKKWTGMENKQCNGICPFNSSDLLQFALQQFHRQFIRQIFVDHHAPRCVVQAFMQICLTRFLDTEDVNLQWIAVGKECGSNVSSRSFRRRFA; translated from the exons ATGCTTGAAGCGACTTCTTTTGAGAAGATCAACGCAGTCAAGAAGTGGACTGGGATGGAAAACAAGCAATGCAACGGAATTTGTCCCTTCAATTCTAGCGACCTTTTACAG TTTGCTCTCCAGCAGTTTCATCGACAGTTCATCCGTCAAATTTTCGTAGATCATCATGCACCGAGATGTGTTGTCCAGGCTTTCATGCAAATCTGTCTAACAAG GTTCTTAGATACAGAGGATGTCAATTTGCAATGGATTGCAG TCGGAAAGGAATGCGGTTCGAATGTGAGCAGCCGTTCCTTCCGGAGGAGATTCGCATAA
- the LOC141886878 gene encoding uncharacterized protein LOC141886878 isoform X3, producing MLEATSFEKINAVKKWTGMENKQCNGICPFNSSDLLQFALQQFHRQFIRQIFVDHHAPRCVVQAFMQICLTRFLDTEDVNLQWIADSSSFH from the exons ATGCTTGAAGCGACTTCTTTTGAGAAGATCAACGCAGTCAAGAAGTGGACTGGGATGGAAAACAAGCAATGCAACGGAATTTGTCCCTTCAATTCTAGCGACCTTTTACAG TTTGCTCTCCAGCAGTTTCATCGACAGTTCATCCGTCAAATTTTCGTAGATCATCATGCACCGAGATGTGTTGTCCAGGCTTTCATGCAAATCTGTCTAACAAG GTTCTTAGATACAGAGGATGTCAATTTGCAATGGATTGCAG attcAAGCAGTTTTCACTGA